The Halosimplex litoreum genome has a window encoding:
- a CDS encoding DUF5789 family protein: MGVRPPSNDVDEEPDVVEFGIAALDARLADADARFPATAAELREYFGDATVPYDAAGNEMPVAEALAETDRESFDSEDDLLNALHPVFERKRQAASTSIFKQLRGLVPF, encoded by the coding sequence ATGGGAGTTCGGCCACCGTCGAACGACGTGGACGAGGAACCGGACGTCGTCGAGTTCGGGATCGCGGCACTCGACGCGCGACTGGCCGACGCGGACGCGAGGTTCCCCGCGACAGCGGCGGAGCTACGCGAGTACTTCGGCGACGCGACCGTCCCGTACGACGCCGCCGGCAACGAGATGCCCGTCGCCGAAGCGCTGGCCGAGACGGACCGGGAGTCGTTCGACTCCGAAGACGACCTGCTCAACGCCTTACACCCCGTCTTCGAGCGCAAGCGCCAGGCCGCGTCGACGAGCATCTTCAAACAACTGCGCGGGCTCGTCCCCTTCTGA
- the aglJ gene encoding S-layer glycoprotein N-glycosyltransferase AglJ, translating into MEYDDVCVLVPTLNESETIGPVVESFAAEGFDDILVIDGGSTDGTQSIAEEKGARVVQQRGSKGKGQALQEGFERTDAPVVLMLDGDQTYRAEDAAAMLEPIFEGRADHVIGDRFADMEEGAMTRLNEFGNGVINRAFSIIHGRDYQDILSGYRALTRESISRISLTEDYFGVETEMAVECVKHNVRTEVVPIRYLARPDDSETNLRPFRDGADIILTLYKMAKTNNPLFYFGSVGTVSLVVGLVLGTYVAVEWITANTSHEVIAFLGGLAIIFGVQLLMFGVLSDMIVTVNREQTRQLEDLTERLTADDARARARVDGSESANAAESANGADGATGDRPQESPAGQEASAPERRG; encoded by the coding sequence ATGGAGTACGACGACGTCTGCGTGCTGGTTCCCACGCTGAACGAGTCCGAGACGATCGGGCCGGTCGTCGAGTCGTTCGCAGCCGAGGGGTTCGACGACATTCTCGTAATCGACGGGGGGTCGACCGACGGCACGCAGTCGATCGCCGAGGAGAAAGGTGCGCGCGTCGTCCAGCAACGCGGTTCGAAGGGGAAAGGCCAGGCGCTGCAGGAAGGCTTCGAGCGGACCGACGCGCCGGTCGTCCTCATGCTCGACGGCGACCAGACGTATCGCGCCGAGGACGCCGCGGCGATGCTCGAACCGATCTTCGAGGGGCGGGCAGACCACGTCATCGGTGACCGCTTCGCCGACATGGAGGAGGGTGCGATGACCCGACTCAACGAGTTCGGCAACGGCGTCATCAACCGGGCGTTCTCGATCATCCACGGCCGGGATTACCAGGACATCCTCAGCGGCTACCGAGCGCTGACTCGCGAGAGCATCAGTCGCATCTCGCTGACCGAGGACTACTTCGGCGTCGAGACGGAGATGGCCGTCGAGTGCGTCAAACACAACGTCCGGACGGAGGTCGTTCCGATCCGTTATCTCGCTCGTCCGGACGACTCGGAGACGAACCTCCGACCGTTCCGCGACGGCGCCGACATCATCCTGACGCTGTACAAGATGGCGAAGACGAACAACCCCCTATTTTACTTCGGGAGCGTCGGCACCGTCAGCCTGGTCGTCGGCCTCGTCCTCGGCACGTACGTCGCCGTCGAGTGGATCACGGCCAACACCTCCCACGAGGTGATCGCCTTCCTCGGCGGCCTGGCGATCATCTTCGGCGTACAGCTGCTGATGTTCGGCGTGCTCTCGGACATGATCGTCACGGTCAACCGCGAGCAGACTCGCCAGCTCGAAGACCTCACCGAGCGGCTGACCGCTGACGACGCCCGTGCCAGGGCCCGCGTCGACGGGTCCGAGAGCGCCAACGCAGCCGAGAGCGCGAACGGTGCCGACGGGGCCACGGGTGACCGTCCCCAGGAATCCCCGGCCGGGCAGGAGGCGTCGGCTCCCGAGCGCCGAGGGTGA
- a CDS encoding TrmB family transcriptional regulator: MSGDGSAVFDRLGLTEYEETALRELLSLGKTTAPNLAEATDIPKARIYGVLESLSDRGFVEVIPGRPKEYQPKPPEAILDRAVENHRQDYETFAAAIDDLREEFLAEFRPRYERASEDVTPTEELFHVVDVGEPSERETRRLYHEAVDEVHVVTKSFEYFDSVEPAFADALDRGVDISVLLLVPEFLSTDPRDEPAIQRAIVERIREDYPSVEIRFSTGKLPFRGHVADPSPDYETGSAILLVEEEDVPNHMRQAAITDNGAFVAGLKRYFDLIWEHESVATYPEE; encoded by the coding sequence ATGAGTGGCGACGGGAGCGCGGTCTTCGATCGACTGGGGCTGACCGAGTACGAGGAGACGGCGTTGCGGGAGTTGCTCTCGCTCGGGAAGACGACGGCGCCGAACCTCGCGGAGGCGACCGATATCCCGAAGGCCCGCATCTACGGCGTCCTCGAGTCGCTGTCGGACCGGGGGTTCGTCGAGGTCATCCCCGGACGTCCCAAGGAGTACCAGCCCAAACCCCCCGAGGCGATCCTCGACCGCGCCGTCGAGAACCACCGTCAGGACTACGAGACCTTCGCCGCCGCGATCGACGACCTGCGCGAGGAGTTCCTCGCCGAGTTTCGGCCCCGGTACGAGCGGGCGAGCGAGGACGTGACTCCCACAGAAGAGCTGTTCCACGTCGTCGACGTGGGCGAACCCAGCGAGCGCGAGACGCGCCGGCTCTACCACGAGGCGGTCGACGAGGTACACGTCGTCACCAAGAGCTTCGAATACTTCGATTCGGTCGAGCCCGCGTTCGCCGACGCCCTGGACCGGGGCGTCGACATCTCCGTCCTGCTGCTCGTCCCCGAGTTCCTCTCGACGGACCCGCGCGACGAGCCCGCCATCCAGCGGGCGATCGTCGAGCGGATCCGCGAGGACTACCCTTCGGTCGAGATCCGCTTTTCCACCGGGAAGCTCCCCTTCCGCGGCCACGTCGCGGATCCGAGCCCCGACTACGAGACCGGTTCGGCGATCCTCCTCGTCGAGGAGGAAGACGTGCCCAACCACATGCGCCAGGCCGCCATCACCGACAACGGCGCGTTCGTCGCCGGGCTAAAGCGGTACTTCGACCTCATCTGGGAGCACGAGAGCGTCGCGACCTACCCCGAGGAGTGA
- a CDS encoding lipopolysaccharide biosynthesis protein encodes MAPKLGKEAALHFASQAVVSLSGFFATYAIASVLGSAPLGRYSKAVAVLFMVIIPAAAIGAAVTKRMSEGRAPEQYFGAGVVLMGGAIAGLVAVTLLVGPHLDRYVGAPVAVEFALLLAAAGTFRLVKGVLKGEKQVARSGSVQGFERIFRTVTQVALLLLGFVVTGLVLGHALSLFVGSLVGLFVARSWPRMPDAHHVRHLGEFVRYSWMGKLKGRTFGWTDTIVLGFFVSSSLIGIYEVAWTLASTLILVSNSIEQTLFPEFSELSVEDDYEQIHHYLNEGLVFAAVFSIPGLAGAAMVGPRVLAVYSTEFRQGAQILLLLILARLFAAFGEQFISAINAIDRPDVAFRISGLFIGVNVVLNVILVWQFGWMGAAVATLLAGVGLLVLGYASLARLIGRPAVPWRAFGAQSLATLVMVGYLAAVLKYAPGGPVATLALVVSASVVYTAALFVVSERIRTKAASLVGRSPG; translated from the coding sequence ATGGCCCCGAAGCTCGGGAAGGAAGCCGCCCTGCACTTCGCCTCGCAGGCAGTCGTCTCGCTGTCCGGGTTCTTCGCCACCTACGCCATCGCCTCGGTCCTCGGTTCGGCGCCGCTGGGCCGGTACTCGAAGGCCGTCGCGGTGCTGTTCATGGTAATTATCCCCGCGGCGGCCATCGGGGCGGCGGTGACCAAGCGGATGAGCGAGGGGCGCGCGCCCGAGCAGTACTTCGGGGCCGGGGTTGTCCTCATGGGCGGCGCCATCGCCGGCCTGGTCGCGGTGACGCTGCTGGTCGGCCCACACCTTGACCGCTACGTCGGGGCCCCCGTCGCCGTCGAGTTCGCGCTCCTGCTGGCCGCGGCTGGCACGTTCCGGCTCGTCAAGGGCGTCCTCAAGGGCGAGAAGCAGGTCGCGCGCTCCGGGTCGGTCCAGGGGTTCGAACGCATCTTCCGCACCGTCACGCAGGTCGCCCTGCTCCTGCTGGGGTTCGTCGTCACGGGACTGGTGCTCGGGCACGCGCTCTCGCTGTTCGTCGGCTCGCTCGTCGGGCTGTTCGTCGCCCGTTCGTGGCCGCGGATGCCCGACGCTCACCACGTCCGTCACCTCGGCGAGTTCGTCCGCTACTCCTGGATGGGCAAGCTCAAGGGCCGGACGTTCGGCTGGACCGACACCATCGTCCTGGGATTTTTCGTCTCGTCGTCGCTGATCGGCATCTACGAGGTCGCCTGGACGCTGGCGTCGACGCTCATCCTGGTCAGCAACTCCATCGAGCAGACACTGTTCCCGGAGTTCAGCGAGCTCAGTGTTGAGGACGACTACGAGCAGATCCACCACTACCTCAACGAGGGGCTCGTCTTCGCGGCGGTGTTCTCGATCCCGGGCCTCGCGGGGGCGGCGATGGTCGGACCGCGGGTGCTCGCCGTCTACAGCACCGAATTCCGCCAAGGGGCGCAGATCCTCCTGCTGTTGATCCTCGCGCGGCTGTTCGCGGCGTTCGGCGAGCAATTTATCTCCGCGATCAACGCCATCGACCGCCCGGACGTCGCGTTCCGCATCAGCGGCCTGTTCATCGGGGTGAACGTCGTGCTCAACGTCATCCTCGTCTGGCAGTTCGGCTGGATGGGTGCGGCAGTCGCGACGCTGCTAGCGGGCGTCGGCCTACTCGTGCTGGGCTACGCCTCGCTGGCGCGCCTGATCGGTCGACCGGCGGTCCCCTGGCGCGCCTTCGGAGCGCAGTCACTCGCCACGCTCGTGATGGTCGGGTACCTCGCAGCGGTTCTGAAGTACGCTCCCGGCGGGCCAGTCGCTACGCTCGCGCTCGTCGTGAGCGCGAGTGTCGTCTACACGGCCGCACTGTTCGTCGTCTCCGAGCGTATTCGGACAAAGGCCGCCTCGCTCGTGGGCCGGTCGCCGGGGTGA
- a CDS encoding alkaline phosphatase family protein, with protein MYSLDQVRKGLTDPGMALQELNRWYYAARNDGGYHDRGVDIFGADWDNLVILDACRYDEFAARADLPGTLEKRRSRASMTHEWVRANFEGKQLHDVVYVSASGRFLHAQQDLNAEVHEFVSLIDQSEAYGEAKVCPPDVVTDRALEAAHEHPDKRLIVHYLQPHMPYLGPSGETFEYHSSLDESVRRSSVSDEALRRAYRENLDMVLDDVSKLFEQLQGKTAVTSDHGELLGERERPLPVKRYGHPSGIYVPELVEVPWHIYTNGGRKEVVAEPPEAELEYDEEAIKDHLKDIGYAV; from the coding sequence ATGTATTCGCTCGATCAGGTGCGCAAGGGGCTGACCGACCCCGGGATGGCACTTCAGGAGCTGAACCGCTGGTACTACGCCGCCCGCAACGACGGCGGGTACCACGACCGGGGGGTCGACATCTTCGGCGCCGACTGGGACAACCTTGTCATCCTTGACGCCTGTCGCTACGACGAGTTCGCCGCCCGTGCGGACCTGCCGGGCACGCTCGAAAAGCGCCGCTCGCGAGCGAGTATGACTCACGAGTGGGTCCGAGCCAACTTTGAGGGCAAACAGCTCCACGACGTGGTTTACGTCTCCGCGAGCGGCCGGTTTCTCCACGCACAGCAGGATCTTAACGCCGAGGTCCACGAGTTCGTCAGCCTGATCGACCAGAGCGAGGCCTACGGCGAGGCGAAGGTCTGCCCCCCCGACGTCGTCACCGATCGCGCTCTCGAAGCCGCCCACGAGCACCCTGACAAACGGCTCATCGTTCACTACCTCCAGCCCCACATGCCGTATCTCGGCCCCTCCGGCGAGACCTTCGAGTACCACTCGTCACTCGACGAATCGGTCAGGCGCAGTAGCGTCAGCGACGAGGCGCTCCGGCGGGCCTACCGGGAGAATCTGGACATGGTGCTCGACGACGTGTCTAAACTATTCGAGCAGTTACAGGGCAAGACGGCCGTCACGTCTGACCATGGGGAGCTGCTCGGCGAACGCGAGCGACCGCTCCCGGTCAAACGTTACGGCCATCCCTCGGGCATCTATGTCCCCGAACTGGTCGAGGTGCCCTGGCATATCTACACGAACGGTGGCCGCAAGGAGGTTGTAGCCGAGCCGCCCGAGGCGGAACTGGAGTACGACGAGGAGGCGATCAAG